The following are encoded in a window of Thermococcus sp. CX2 genomic DNA:
- a CDS encoding cation:proton antiporter subunit C, whose translation MISPEQAGVIIMLVGIYGLMTKRNPVKLVLSVNVASLGLVLFFVGLAYSPGKDVPIMPTEPVDPLPATLMLTTLVVDVAITSLALAMIMRMRRENQWFP comes from the coding sequence GTGATTAGCCCAGAGCAGGCTGGGGTAATCATAATGCTAGTTGGAATCTACGGCCTGATGACAAAGAGAAACCCGGTGAAGTTAGTCCTCTCCGTGAACGTCGCGTCGCTCGGCTTAGTTCTCTTCTTCGTCGGCCTGGCTTATTCTCCGGGGAAAGACGTCCCCATAATGCCCACCGAGCCTGTTGACCCCCTCCCAGCGACGCTGATGCTGACTACTCTCGTCGTTGATGTGGCGATAACCTCTCTCGCCCTCGCGATGATAATGCGCATGAGGAGGGAAAACCAGTGGTTTCCCTGA
- a CDS encoding ACT domain-containing protein translates to MRHYEIVRVREKGKVEIPPDYAYELGLVEGAYFLLEIDTDLNEVHMERIALPGKKLVEVELIVEDKPGVLAKISGLFGKHRANILFSETEELEGIELGGIVAVIDVSGMSGTIEEMRRELEALREVKEVTLRPLE, encoded by the coding sequence ATGAGGCACTACGAGATAGTCAGGGTAAGGGAGAAAGGAAAGGTTGAAATACCCCCAGACTACGCCTACGAGCTCGGCCTCGTTGAGGGGGCTTATTTTCTCCTCGAGATAGACACAGACCTTAACGAGGTTCACATGGAGAGAATAGCCCTGCCCGGAAAGAAGCTCGTGGAGGTCGAGCTGATCGTTGAAGACAAGCCCGGTGTTCTAGCCAAGATAAGTGGCCTCTTTGGAAAGCACAGGGCGAACATACTCTTCAGTGAGACAGAGGAGCTGGAGGGCATAGAACTGGGAGGAATAGTGGCAGTAATAGACGTGAGCGGAATGAGCGGCACCATCGAGGAGATGAGAAGAGAGTTAGAAGCTCTTAGGGAAGTAAAGGAAGTGACCCTACGCCCCCTGGAGTAG
- a CDS encoding UbiA family prenyltransferase has protein sequence MFRAILKNTRVLDGRAFIGMGLLGVAMSFPNRPDVYDALILMVSLVLYVAYAFAINNCFDADTDSFNPAKRHKNPVASGELSFRAGVISSLSIILPGILLSYSLGLGEFAIYLAMVVLATVYSAPPRLKARPIIDVISHGVFFGALPFLYGAYFDGLLTRGEMAITAAVLLYSFALELRNHLEDYESDLKAGLKTTPIVLGRETSEILVVAFSGLSLVLLLASFNFALGALGVAVYSIRGNYRLMDAGIVALLITHLLGAVV, from the coding sequence GTGTTTCGAGCGATACTTAAGAACACCCGAGTACTCGACGGCAGGGCCTTCATTGGGATGGGCCTCCTTGGTGTGGCCATGAGCTTTCCAAATCGCCCCGATGTTTATGATGCCCTCATATTGATGGTTTCGCTCGTCCTCTATGTTGCCTATGCCTTCGCAATAAACAACTGTTTCGACGCCGATACGGATTCCTTCAATCCAGCAAAGAGGCACAAGAACCCTGTGGCTAGCGGAGAGCTGAGCTTCCGCGCTGGGGTGATTTCGTCCCTCTCGATAATCCTTCCGGGAATCCTGCTCTCATACTCCCTCGGATTGGGTGAGTTCGCAATATATCTGGCTATGGTCGTCCTGGCAACGGTTTACTCCGCCCCACCGAGGCTGAAGGCCCGTCCGATAATCGACGTGATCTCCCACGGGGTATTCTTCGGGGCGCTGCCCTTCCTCTACGGGGCTTACTTCGACGGTCTCCTCACGCGAGGGGAGATGGCCATAACTGCCGCGGTGCTCCTCTACTCCTTTGCCCTAGAGCTGAGAAACCACCTGGAGGATTACGAGAGCGACCTTAAGGCTGGTTTAAAGACGACCCCAATAGTCCTTGGCAGGGAGACCTCGGAAATCCTGGTGGTGGCCTTTTCGGGCCTTTCCCTGGTCCTACTGCTTGCTTCCTTCAACTTCGCTCTGGGGGCGCTTGGAGTGGCTGTCTATAGCATCAGGGGCAACTACCGACTGATGGACGCTGGAATCGTCGCACTGCTCATTACCCACTTGCTCGGGGCGGTGGTGTGA
- the speE gene encoding polyamine aminopropyltransferase: protein MGFNERENAFIEWYPRGYGVGFKVKERLFETQTKYQRLELYETEGFGKLLVLDGTVQLVEIGEESYHEPLVHPVMLAHPNPKNVLIIGGGDGGTLREVLKHETVERAVMVEIDEMVIEVSRLYLGIDKGAFEDPRAEVMVGDGVEFLRNTNEKFDVIIVDSTDPVGPAKMLFSEEFFKTAYEKLNKKGLYITQSGSVYLFTNELLDAYRGMKNVFDEVHYFSFPVIGYASPWSFLVGVKGDIDFRKVDLERAKGLGLYYYDPERHETLFQMPRYVRELLEKRA, encoded by the coding sequence ATGGGATTCAACGAGAGGGAGAACGCTTTCATTGAATGGTATCCCCGCGGCTACGGGGTGGGTTTCAAGGTTAAGGAGCGCTTGTTTGAGACTCAGACAAAGTATCAAAGACTCGAACTTTACGAGACCGAAGGCTTTGGCAAGCTCCTCGTCCTCGATGGGACTGTTCAGCTGGTCGAGATCGGTGAAGAGAGCTACCACGAGCCTCTCGTTCACCCCGTCATGCTCGCGCACCCGAATCCAAAGAATGTGCTCATTATAGGTGGCGGTGACGGCGGGACGCTGAGGGAGGTTCTCAAGCACGAAACTGTCGAGAGGGCCGTGATGGTGGAGATAGACGAGATGGTCATAGAGGTCTCCAGGCTCTACCTCGGCATAGATAAAGGGGCCTTCGAGGATCCGAGGGCAGAGGTTATGGTCGGCGACGGCGTGGAGTTCCTGAGGAACACCAACGAGAAGTTCGACGTTATAATAGTGGACTCGACCGACCCGGTCGGACCTGCGAAGATGCTCTTCAGCGAGGAGTTCTTCAAGACAGCTTACGAGAAGCTCAACAAGAAAGGCCTATACATAACCCAGTCGGGCAGCGTCTACCTCTTCACCAACGAGCTCCTCGATGCCTACCGGGGCATGAAGAACGTCTTCGACGAGGTGCACTACTTCAGCTTCCCGGTGATAGGCTACGCCTCGCCGTGGAGCTTCCTCGTTGGAGTCAAAGGTGACATTGACTTCAGAAAGGTCGATTTGGAGAGGGCCAAAGGGCTCGGCCTCTACTACTACGACCCGGAGAGGCACGAGACCCTTTTCCAGATGCCCAGGTACGTGAGGGAGCTCCTCGAGAAGAGGGCCTAA
- a CDS encoding pyruvoyl-dependent arginine decarboxylase: MSWTTPKRAFIGAAAAEGGTKLNAFDNALLKLGIGNVNLVKLSSVIPAHIEWIEELHDVPIGMLLPTVYAHIESDEPGMTISAALGIGISEGNVGGLIYEYSGYCTKEEAEEMVRKMVEEGFRVRGWKLKEFKVASASITVRDKPAAAIAAVVMFPY; encoded by the coding sequence ATGAGCTGGACAACCCCTAAGAGGGCTTTCATAGGAGCCGCCGCGGCAGAGGGCGGTACCAAGCTTAATGCATTTGACAACGCGCTCCTTAAGCTTGGCATAGGCAACGTCAACCTCGTCAAGCTCAGCAGCGTCATACCAGCGCACATAGAATGGATAGAGGAGCTCCATGATGTCCCAATAGGAATGCTCCTCCCGACGGTTTACGCACACATCGAGAGCGACGAGCCAGGAATGACCATCAGCGCTGCTCTTGGCATCGGAATAAGTGAGGGCAACGTCGGAGGACTCATCTACGAGTACAGCGGCTACTGCACCAAGGAAGAGGCGGAAGAAATGGTCAGAAAGATGGTCGAAGAGGGCTTCAGAGTCAGAGGCTGGAAGCTGAAGGAGTTTAAGGTTGCCTCCGCTTCGATAACTGTCAGGGACAAGCCCGCTGCGGCCATAGCGGCTGTGGTGATGTTCCCCTACTGA
- a CDS encoding proton-conducting transporter membrane subunit: MVALPLLFAFLIILMDTLGVRKPLIKVVFLLGALLPAGVLLRGIPASEVVGGWNRVSGIEVGINEVNLPFIVGELILFGFTAPYALSYFDFREKKTPKALALLLLLHAGLLGAFIAKDLFNFYIYMEIASVSAFALITFSDDPNSRRAAFKYLILSLLASYLFIFAIGVIYMETGYLNLALISANALPSRELNAAVGIAIASLLLKAGIFPLHSWLPDAHSSAPTPVSAILSGAVVKAPAYGLILVFSALPIGRTLRIAAMGVAVASLFFGIGMALLQRDAKRLLAYHTVSQMGYVLLGIASLNFVGAAYYALAHSLFKGGLFLSVGGLARRTRELGKFGYRNAPIMALSTIMLSLAIGGISPFVGSYAKGLISSELSGTWKYAVYLGGIGTLLSFTKLNYSLSRASSEDVKTVWKAVSMSLALVTLGMGLYLGSWIDLTDALYLASALALFVLLKSLGVFKNGINVRPKEVGEEINVLVALFVLAVLAVVLLQGA; the protein is encoded by the coding sequence ATGGTCGCCCTTCCGTTGCTCTTTGCCTTCCTAATCATCCTGATGGACACGTTGGGCGTAAGAAAACCCCTGATAAAGGTTGTCTTCCTCCTAGGCGCCCTGCTCCCCGCTGGTGTGCTCCTCCGGGGCATCCCGGCGAGTGAAGTCGTCGGCGGGTGGAACAGGGTGAGCGGGATAGAGGTAGGAATAAACGAGGTGAACCTGCCATTCATCGTCGGAGAGCTCATCCTTTTCGGCTTTACTGCTCCATACGCACTTTCCTACTTCGACTTCAGGGAGAAGAAGACCCCAAAGGCCCTGGCGCTTCTCCTTTTACTCCACGCCGGACTGCTCGGCGCTTTCATAGCGAAGGACCTCTTCAACTTCTACATCTACATGGAGATAGCTTCGGTATCTGCCTTCGCGCTCATAACATTCTCCGACGACCCCAACTCCAGAAGAGCGGCCTTTAAGTATCTCATCCTTTCCCTGCTGGCATCTTACCTTTTTATCTTCGCCATAGGTGTGATCTACATGGAGACAGGCTACCTGAACCTCGCCCTCATCTCAGCTAATGCTCTCCCGTCGAGGGAGCTGAACGCGGCGGTGGGAATAGCCATTGCTTCCCTCCTGCTGAAGGCGGGCATATTCCCCCTCCACTCCTGGCTGCCGGACGCCCACTCGAGCGCGCCAACGCCGGTGAGTGCTATTCTGTCTGGAGCGGTCGTTAAGGCTCCTGCCTACGGTCTTATACTGGTCTTCTCTGCCCTTCCCATTGGCCGGACGTTGAGGATTGCCGCGATGGGCGTTGCCGTCGCTTCTCTCTTCTTCGGCATAGGCATGGCACTCCTCCAGAGGGACGCGAAGAGGCTGCTCGCTTACCACACAGTTTCCCAGATGGGCTACGTTCTGCTCGGGATAGCGAGCCTCAACTTCGTTGGTGCCGCTTACTACGCCCTCGCCCACTCACTCTTCAAGGGCGGCCTTTTCCTGAGCGTCGGGGGGCTGGCGAGGAGGACGAGGGAGCTTGGAAAGTTCGGCTATCGGAACGCTCCAATCATGGCGCTCTCAACGATAATGCTCAGCCTTGCCATCGGCGGAATTTCACCGTTCGTGGGTTCCTACGCCAAGGGTCTTATTTCCTCCGAGCTTAGCGGGACTTGGAAGTACGCGGTTTATCTCGGGGGCATTGGCACTCTCCTTTCGTTCACGAAGCTCAACTACTCTCTCTCCAGGGCCAGTTCGGAAGACGTCAAAACCGTCTGGAAAGCCGTTTCCATGTCGCTTGCCCTCGTTACCCTTGGCATGGGTCTCTACCTCGGCTCTTGGATTGACCTTACGGATGCCCTCTATCTGGCATCTGCTCTAGCGCTGTTCGTCCTTCTCAAGTCCCTCGGCGTTTTTAAAAATGGGATTAACGTTCGCCCCAAGGAAGTTGGGGAGGAGATAAACGTCCTCGTTGCCCTCTTCGTCTTGGCCGTCCTGGCGGTAGTCCTACTCCAGGGGGCGTAG
- a CDS encoding cation:proton antiporter, translating to MQIIGYVFIIIAFARLLAEGFERLGYPGFLGEITAGMILSAVLIDMPRGEMVLLAELGLFFLMISAGLEVTPEELHYAGKKTLPLYAITYAAMFLVTLPFTGWTVSSDNIIVAAILSTASAPIVLRLKRFFGDDFLHVALSYAVISEVMSLFIVYMMVRIHETPGDYTPIITSILKDAIFIGGIMYINYIIGIQHKVWITMTLRRLKSDEAVFGLFMVFSTSLAFVSEEIGMHFSIGGFLAGLMMHSDLVGTKQYDRLTTIVSGVTYGIFAPIFFAWRGLNFETELSLTVLEFFLVVYFIRLLLSAAVVRHRDVPTSLVRGAGIASFGVLGLLVGEIGYVSGVLSEHMYATASLACILGIFASATLGRAVNHYWIRRAETAS from the coding sequence ATGCAAATCATAGGCTACGTTTTCATAATCATAGCCTTTGCAAGACTCTTAGCGGAAGGCTTTGAGAGACTAGGCTACCCTGGCTTTTTGGGTGAGATAACCGCGGGCATGATACTGAGTGCAGTTTTAATCGACATGCCAAGGGGAGAGATGGTTCTTTTAGCCGAGCTCGGCCTGTTCTTCCTCATGATTTCCGCTGGCCTCGAAGTTACGCCTGAGGAGCTCCACTACGCAGGTAAGAAGACGCTGCCCCTGTATGCAATCACCTACGCCGCGATGTTCCTCGTCACGCTGCCCTTCACGGGCTGGACGGTCAGCTCGGACAACATCATAGTTGCGGCAATACTCTCGACGGCGTCTGCTCCGATAGTGCTTAGGCTGAAAAGGTTCTTCGGCGACGACTTCCTCCATGTTGCTCTCTCCTACGCGGTCATAAGCGAGGTCATGAGCCTCTTCATAGTCTACATGATGGTGAGGATACACGAGACCCCTGGCGACTACACGCCGATAATCACGAGCATCCTCAAGGATGCCATCTTCATAGGCGGCATCATGTACATCAACTACATCATAGGCATACAGCACAAGGTCTGGATTACGATGACATTGAGGAGGCTCAAGAGCGACGAGGCCGTTTTTGGCCTCTTCATGGTGTTTTCGACTTCCCTGGCCTTCGTCAGCGAAGAGATAGGCATGCACTTCAGCATAGGCGGCTTCCTTGCTGGCCTAATGATGCACAGCGACCTCGTGGGAACTAAGCAGTACGACAGGCTCACCACCATAGTCAGCGGTGTCACCTACGGCATCTTTGCCCCGATATTCTTCGCATGGAGGGGACTGAACTTCGAGACGGAGCTTTCCCTTACCGTGCTGGAGTTCTTCCTCGTGGTCTACTTCATTAGGCTTCTCCTCTCAGCGGCTGTGGTTAGGCACAGGGATGTCCCAACTTCCCTGGTTAGGGGAGCAGGAATAGCGAGCTTCGGAGTTTTGGGCCTGCTCGTCGGTGAGATAGGCTACGTCTCGGGCGTCCTCAGCGAACACATGTACGCCACGGCCTCACTCGCCTGCATCTTAGGAATATTTGCCTCAGCTACGCTGGGCCGGGCTGTGAATCACTACTGGATAAGGCGTGCGGAAACGGCCTCTTAA
- a CDS encoding Na(+)/H(+) antiporter subunit B, which translates to MKMSIVVRTTTKLVSPFLVTYAAYLMLYGYLSPGGGFQGGVILAVAVILLITSHGYKQVRKKFKFNWAGLIESSAGAFLVLLGLVGLAFGAFYANFLPSEGGIIVPFNIAVGLEVGAAFTFVFYILLRWVESD; encoded by the coding sequence GTGAAGATGAGTATCGTGGTTAGAACAACCACAAAGCTCGTGAGTCCCTTTCTCGTCACATATGCGGCATATCTCATGCTCTATGGTTACTTGAGCCCTGGGGGAGGATTCCAAGGAGGCGTCATCCTGGCGGTTGCTGTGATATTGCTCATTACCTCTCATGGCTACAAACAGGTTCGCAAAAAGTTCAAGTTCAACTGGGCGGGCCTGATAGAGAGCTCCGCCGGGGCCTTTCTCGTGCTCCTTGGTTTGGTGGGTCTTGCCTTCGGAGCCTTCTACGCGAACTTCCTGCCCTCCGAGGGCGGCATAATAGTCCCCTTCAACATCGCTGTTGGCCTGGAAGTTGGGGCGGCCTTCACATTCGTCTTTTACATACTGCTGAGGTGGGTGGAAAGTGATTAG